GCTGCCGCCCGTGGCCCCGCCCGTGGCGGGCAGGGTGGCGTCCTTGTCCACCGCCACGGAGAGGGTGAGCGGGTCGATCGCGTCGCCCGCCTTGTACGGGGAGCCGGTGGTGTCGTTGGCGAAGGCGGCCGCGCCGTCGGCGGTGAAGGCCGCCGGTACGGCGTTCAGCGCCAGAACGCCGTTCCTGGTCTTGTAGTCGGTCTTCGACAGGTCGAGCGTGGCGAAGGCGACTCCCGCCTTGCTGCCGGCGGCGTTCTTGACGTCGACGTACAGGGTGCCGGTCCTGCCGGTGGCGTCGACGCGGGGGTTGGCGAAGGTCATGTCGATGCCGTGGGCGGCGTACTGGAAGCGGAGGTTGCCCTGGAAGGAGGCGTTCAGCTTCTGCTTCTTCACGTCCAGCTCGCCCTTGCCGAAGGCGAAGTCGTAGAGGTCGCCGTTCCCGGCCGCGCCGCCGGCCGGGGTGATCGAGCCCGCGCCCAGCACGTACCGGCGGAAGGACTCCTTCACACCCCAGGTCAGCTTGCCGTTGAGGACCTTCTGCGTCTCGCCGGCGGGCGGTGTGGGGCCTTTGGTGGGGGTGGGGTCCAGGCTGGGCTTGGGATCCTGGCTGGGGGTCGGCTTCGTGGGGGTCGGCTCGGGGGCGGGGGGCTCCTCGAACTTCAAACTCGCGCTGAGCGGGTCGCCGGCCCTGCCCTCGTAGCCGGGGGAGCCGAGCGCGTCAGCGGCCTCCTTGGTGAGGGTCGTCGCGAGCCCGGTCATCGACTGGCCGGCGAAGGCCACCGTGGCCAGCGGCACGTCCTGGGCCGTGGCACCGGACTTTGTGACGTCCGCGGTCAGCTTCCTGGTACCGGTGTCGATCCGGATGTCCGAGAGCTTGACCTCGAAGCCGTGGCCGGTGGGCGGCGCGGGCGAGGAGAAGGTGACGCTGCCCTTGAAGGCCGCTTTCACGACATGTCCGCCGGCCGGGTCGTACTGGCCGGTCGGCTCGACGAACCGCAGGGTTCCGTCCGCGTTCTGCGTGGCGCCGTCGGCGACGGTGACGGTGCCCTTGGCCATGCCGGTCACATAGGCGCGGTAGCTCGCGAGGACACCCCAGTCGAGGGAGCCTCCGACTATCCTCACCGGCCCGGTCGGGGGGCCGCCCGCGGCGGTGGCCGGCAGGGCGAAGGCGGTGGCGCCGAGGGCGGCGGCGGTCAGGACGGCGGCCGCGAGGGAGATCGGGCGGCGGATGGACGACATGGCGGGAATCTCCTGGGAGAGGGAAGGGGAAAGGGGGTTGTGGCTCAGCGGGGCGCGCCGGTGTCGGCTGCGCGGCGCCTGCGGATGACGAGGAAGGCCCCGGCGCCGGCCGACAGCAGAACGGCCGCGGCCAGCGCCGCGTAGAGCCCGGTGTGCGGGGACGTGCCCGACTGCGCGGCGGCGGGCGCCGCCGACGGTGTGGGCGCGGGTGTCGCCGACGGCGGGGCGGTGGAGCCGAGGTCGGGCAGGGCCGGCAGCTTCGCCGTCGCGTCGAGGGCCACGGCGAGCGAGACGGGGTCCATCTCGGTGCCCGCCTTGTACAGGGAGCCGAAGGCCTGGGAGCCGCCCTCGGTCAGGGTGGCCGGGGCCTCGGTCAAGGTCACCAGTGCGCCCTCGGCCTTCAGCCCCCCGGCGTCGAACTCGACCAGCGGGACGGCGCTCTTGGTCGTGCCGGCAGTGGTCACGTCCGCGGACAGGACGCCCTTGCCGTTCTCCACCTTCACGCCCACCCGGCCCAGCGTCAGGTCCAGCTGGGCGCCGGTGAACCGGACGGTGCCGGCGAACGCGGCGTCCAGGGTGCCCTGCCGGCCGTCGTACGCGCCCTTGCCCTGCGGGAAGCGGAACAGGGCGCCGCCGTCCTGGGCCCCGTCGGCCAGGGTCCACCCGCCCTGGCCGATCGAGCCGGTGACGTACTCGCGGAAGGTACGGCGCACCCCCCAGTCGACGGCGGCGTCGCTGAATCCCCCGGGCGCTTGCGGTGCCTGGGTGGTGGCGCTCGGCGGCGGGGCCGCCGCCGGCGGCGAGGGCTGCGGTTCCGGCTTCACGTCGGCCGACAGGGACAGGGGGTCGAGCTGCGCGCCGGCCGGGTAGTAGCCGGCGAAGGCCCGGGCGCCCTGGGCGGTAAGGGTGACCGGGATGTTCGTGAGGGTCAGCGGGGTCCTGCCGCCCTTCATGTCGATCCCGCCGACGCCCAGTGTCGCGAAGGGCACCTGCCTCTCGCTGCTGACCGTGCCGGTGTCCTTGGCCTTGCTGGAGACGTCCACGTACAGCGTCCCGCTGCCACCGCTGATCCTGACGGTCGGACGGCTGACGGTTATGTCCAGCTCGTACACGCCGTCGGGCTTGCGGTGCCCCTGGAAGGTGACCCCGCCGGAGTACGAGGCTTCGAACGCTCCGGTCCTGGCGTCGTAGGAGCCGGCCGCCGAATGGAAGCGGAACAGGCTCCCGCCGACCGTGGCGGCTCCGTTCTTCAGCTGGAAACCGCCTTTCGCCACCGGGCCGGTGACATAACTCTGGAAGGACGACTTGACGCCCCAGTCCAGCCGACCCCCCTGTACGGCGCCCGCATGAGCGGAGGCCGCCGGGAGCAGGGCCCCCAGCAGGCCCGCCAACAGGGCGACGGTGAGCGTACGGACGGGTCTCGCGGGCATGAATGCCCCTTCCAAAGATCCAGCAAGCAAGGTTAGGCTAACCTAAGCTAGACCTCGGCCGGATGAAAACCCCCCGGCCCCAGAACCTCAGTCGGACGATCAGGACGGTGCCTTCGTGCCTACGCCCGCCGCGTCACACCGCTTTCCCCGTCTCGCAGTTGCCGTGGCAGCACT
This DNA window, taken from Streptomyces sp. TN58, encodes the following:
- a CDS encoding HtaA domain-containing protein, with protein sequence MSSIRRPISLAAAVLTAAALGATAFALPATAAGGPPTGPVRIVGGSLDWGVLASYRAYVTGMAKGTVTVADGATQNADGTLRFVEPTGQYDPAGGHVVKAAFKGSVTFSSPAPPTGHGFEVKLSDIRIDTGTRKLTADVTKSGATAQDVPLATVAFAGQSMTGLATTLTKEAADALGSPGYEGRAGDPLSASLKFEEPPAPEPTPTKPTPSQDPKPSLDPTPTKGPTPPAGETQKVLNGKLTWGVKESFRRYVLGAGSITPAGGAAGNGDLYDFAFGKGELDVKKQKLNASFQGNLRFQYAAHGIDMTFANPRVDATGRTGTLYVDVKNAAGSKAGVAFATLDLSKTDYKTRNGVLALNAVPAAFTADGAAAFANDTTGSPYKAGDAIDPLTLSVAVDKDATLPATGGATGGSGGGGSAGGSAGGTGGAAGGGSVGGSAGGGSVGGNLAATGAEVPAGALLATSAVVIAAGAGALTLARRRRTAQV
- a CDS encoding HtaA domain-containing protein, yielding MPARPVRTLTVALLAGLLGALLPAASAHAGAVQGGRLDWGVKSSFQSYVTGPVAKGGFQLKNGAATVGGSLFRFHSAAGSYDARTGAFEASYSGGVTFQGHRKPDGVYELDITVSRPTVRISGGSGTLYVDVSSKAKDTGTVSSERQVPFATLGVGGIDMKGGRTPLTLTNIPVTLTAQGARAFAGYYPAGAQLDPLSLSADVKPEPQPSPPAAAPPPSATTQAPQAPGGFSDAAVDWGVRRTFREYVTGSIGQGGWTLADGAQDGGALFRFPQGKGAYDGRQGTLDAAFAGTVRFTGAQLDLTLGRVGVKVENGKGVLSADVTTAGTTKSAVPLVEFDAGGLKAEGALVTLTEAPATLTEGGSQAFGSLYKAGTEMDPVSLAVALDATAKLPALPDLGSTAPPSATPAPTPSAAPAAAQSGTSPHTGLYAALAAAVLLSAGAGAFLVIRRRRAADTGAPR